A window of Thermodesulfobacteriota bacterium genomic DNA:
TTGATTTTTCCATTTGTTGGATGTGGGTTCAAAAAAGGTTTGTCTGAGAAATCCACCCGGAACTTTATTTCCCTTAAGCGTTGTAAGAACACTTTCTGTATCGATAAATGGGGCACCGAAAAGTTCAAAGGGCTGGGTTGTTCCTCTTCCTTCGGAGATGTTGGTTCCCTCCCATAGTACCTGACCTGGATACACCATGGCGGAAACCGGTGTGGGAAGATTGGGGGAGGGAGGAATCCAGGGAAGGCCCGTGTGGGTAAAATACATGGCTCGGTTCCATTGTTTCATTGGGATGACTTCCAGGTCGCATCCGATACCGAAATGGCTGTTAAATAAAAGTGCCAGTTCACCGATGGTTAATCCGTGGCGCATGGGTATGGGATATCGACCGACAAAGGAGGCATAATCCATGGATAAGCAATTGCCTTCAACCGTCATACCGTTAATCGGATTTGGCCGATCCAAAACAATCACTTTTTTGTCGAAGCTTTTTGCAGCTTCCAGACAATAAGACAGGGTATAAATAAAGGTATACACACGGGTACCCGCATCCTGCAGGTCAACGATAAGAACGTCTATCGGTTCAAGCATTTTTGGGGTGGGTTTTCGTGTTTTCCCATATAAACTAAAGACAGGAACCTTTGATATCGGGTCGGTTATATCGACGGATTCGATCATGTTATCCTGCTTTTCAGCAAAGAAGCCGTGCTGGGGTGAATACAACGCTTTCAACTGTCCGGGAAAGCGAATATTGATGAGATCGCGTGCATGGGACAGTTGCCTGTCCACCGATGCCGGATTGCTTAAAAGCCCCAGCCGTTTTCCCCGAATCCATTTGGGAGATGTTTTAATAAACCTTTCGAGTCCGATTTGTACGGTATCCATTT
This region includes:
- a CDS encoding DUF1343 domain-containing protein, with translation MDTVQIGLERFIKTSPKWIRGKRLGLLSNPASVDRQLSHARDLINIRFPGQLKALYSPQHGFFAEKQDNMIESVDITDPISKVPVFSLYGKTRKPTPKMLEPIDVLIVDLQDAGTRVYTFIYTLSYCLEAAKSFDKKVIVLDRPNPINGMTVEGNCLSMDYASFVGRYPIPMRHGLTIGELALLFNSHFGIGCDLEVIPMKQWNRAMYFTHTGLPWIPPSPNLPTPVSAMVYPGQVLWEGTNISEGRGTTQPFELFGAPFIDTESVLTTLKGNKVPGGFLRQTFFEPTSNKWKNQSCAGFQLHITNPNKYRPYITTLRLLQAVIACHQDRFEFAHPPYEYEYHKKPIDLIIGDRDIRLGVERLDQLDKIEKSWKNKLDDFKKVSRKFHLYK